The DNA sequence TTGGTGCTCATCAGTTGAATAGTGCGAGGCAGCTTGATACCGGCTGCTTTGTTATAGACGTAAACAATGAGACCGCTGCAATCAAAACCACCCTTAGGTGTATTGCCGCCATAGCGGTAGGGAACATCTACTAAGCCTACCGCTGCAATAGAAATATCTTCAGTGCCAACGCTAGTGTCTTGCTTAAATTGTGTAACTCTTGAGCTGCCGGACTTCCCGCTGAATGTGCTACATCCGCTTAGGATGAGTAAGCTACAAATAAAAATGCCGCACCCAAGAAGAGTGCGGCATGAGGG is a window from the Polynucleobacter sp. MWH-Aus1W21 genome containing:
- a CDS encoding C40 family peptidase, encoding MSALVLRIMLLTHSKQIPSCRTLLGCGIFICSLLILSGCSTFSGKSGSSRVTQFKQDTSVGTEDISIAAVGLVDVPYRYGGNTPKGGFDCSGLIVYVYNKAAGIKLPRTIQLMSTKGKSIEGEAPAPGDLVFFNTTGEKYSHAGIYVGQGRFVHAPSAGGTVRLDYITSPYWAAKFTEARRMAPQ